A stretch of the Capra hircus breed San Clemente chromosome 10, ASM170441v1, whole genome shotgun sequence genome encodes the following:
- the CHRM5 gene encoding muscarinic acetylcholine receptor M5 → MEGEPYHNASTVNSTPVSHQPLERHGLWEVITIAAVTAVVSLITIVGNVFVMISFKVNSQLKTVNNYYLLSLACADLIIGIFSMNLYTTYILMGRWALGSLACDLWLALDYVASNASVMNLLVISFDRYFSITRPLTYRAKRTPKRAGIMIGLAWLISFILWAPAILCWQYLVGERTVPPDECQIQFLSEPTITFGTAIAAFYIPVSVMTILYCRIYRETEKRTKDLADLQGSDSVAEAEKRKSAHQALLRSCFSCPRPTLAQRERNQASWSSSRRSTSITGKPSQAPSPSTEWAKAEQLTTCSSYPSSEDEDKPTADPVFQVVYKSQAKESPREELSADKTKQTFVNAQSEKNDYDTPKYFLSPAAAHGPKSQKWVAYKFRLVVKAEGTHDTNNGCRKVKIMPCSFPVSKDPSTKGLDPNLSHQMTKRKRMVLVKERKAAQTLSAILLAFIITWTPYNIMVLVSTFCDKCVPVTLWHLGYWLCYVNSTVNPICYALCNRTFRKTFKMLLFCRWKKKKVEEKLYWQGNSKLP, encoded by the coding sequence ATGGAAGGGGAACCTTACCACAATGCGTCTACTGTCAACAGCACCCCAGTGAGTCACCAGCCTTTGGAACGCCATGGGCTGTGGGAGGTCATCACCATCGCAGCCGTCACGGCGGTGGTGAGTCTGATCACCATCGTGGGCAATGTCTTCGTCATGATCTCCTTCAAGGTCAACAGCCAGCTGAAGACAGTTAACAACTATTACCTGCTCAGCTTAGCCTGTGCAGATCTCATCATTGGGATCTTCTCCATGAACCTCTACACTACGTACATCCTCATGGGACGGTGGGCTCTTGGGAGTCTGGCTTGTGACCTCTGGCTTGCGCTGGACTATGTGGCCAGCAACGCTTCTGTCATGAACCTTCTGGTGATTAGTTTTGACCGTTACTTTTCGATCACAAGACCCCTCACGTACCGGGCCAAGCGTACCCCAAAGAGGGCTGGCATCATGATTGGCTTGGcctggctgatctccttcatccTCTGGGCCCCCGCAATCCTCTGCTGGCAGTACCTGGTTGGGGAGCGGACGGTACCTCCAGATGAGTGCCAGATCCAGTTCCTCTCTGAGCCCACCATCACTTTCGGCACTGCCATTGCCGCCTTCTACATCCCTGTTTCTGTCATGACCATCCTCTACTGCCGCATCTACCGGGAAACGGAGAAGCGAACCAAGGACCTGGCTGACCTCCAGGGCTCAGACTCCGTGGCTGAAGCTGAGAAGAGAAAgtcagctcaccaggctctgctcAGGTCCTGCTTCAGCTGCCCCCGGCCCACCCTGGCCCAGAGGGAAAGGAACCAGGCCTCCTGGTCATCCTCCCGCAGGAGCACCTCCATCACTGGGAAGCCATCCCAAGCCCCCAGCCCGAGCACTGAGTGGGCCAAAGCCGAGCAGCTAACCACCTGCAGCAGCTACCCCTCCTCAGAAGACGAGGACAAGCCCACCGCTGATCCTGTCTTTCAAGTGGTTTACAAGAGTCAGGCCAAGGAAAGCCCAAGGGAAGAGTTAAGTGCTGACAAGACCAAGCAGACTTTTGTGAATgctcaaagtgaaaaaaatgactATGACACCCCAAAATACTTCCTGTCTCCAGCTGCTGCTCATGGGCCCAAGAGTCAGAAGTGGGTGGCCTACAAGTTCCGACTGGTGGTAAAAGCTGAGGGGACCCATGACACCAACAATGGGTGCCGCAAGGTAAAAATCATGCCGTGTTCCTTCCCAGTGTCCAAGGACCCCTCAACAAAAGGCCTCGATCCCAACCTCAGCCATCAGATGACCAAACGAAAGAGGATGGTTCTCGTCAAAGAGAGGAAAGCCGCCCAGACCCTGAGTGCAATTCTCCTGGCTTTCATCATCACTTGGACTCCTTACAACATCATGGTCCTGGTTTCTACCTTCTGCGACAAGTGTGTCCCAGTCACCCTGTGGCACCTGGGCTACTGGTTATGCTATGTCAATAGCACTGTCAACCCCATTTGCTATGCCCTCTGCAACAGAACCTTCAGGAAGACCTTTAAGATGCTGCTGTTCTGccgatggaaaaagaaaaaagtggaagAGAAGTTGTACTGGCAGGGGAACAGCAAGCTCCCCTGA